One bacterium DNA segment encodes these proteins:
- a CDS encoding ABC transporter substrate-binding protein, translated as MRHIAAAVVCSLCLAVFGVDAPVIAGQRIAVLYSDSTKHTQRTISGLEWSLKSCDPPCEMFQHYLSAIDEKQKSEVAALKPDILITIGSTATAFADKNFPAIPVVFAKVLNPIESGFIKSWDNPGGHVTGAALDIPVLQQIQKFSAVIPSLKRIGVVYTSNSQRLVEEARKACATLGLTLVEIKIGTSKELPAAIDSLCRVADGIWTIADELLSSPQFIRHTLVETLRAKIPIMGFNQNFVENGALFCLEADYKFIGRQAGELALALMNGKSVSTIKPTVPDVVYLYLNLKSGKLLNIDFAPELISVAKETY; from the coding sequence ATGAGACATATTGCAGCGGCAGTCGTCTGCTCGCTCTGTCTTGCAGTTTTCGGCGTTGATGCGCCGGTTATTGCAGGACAGCGCATTGCTGTGCTTTATTCAGACTCGACGAAGCATACCCAGAGGACTATCTCCGGCTTGGAGTGGTCGCTTAAAAGTTGCGACCCGCCTTGCGAGATGTTCCAACACTACCTTTCCGCCATTGACGAAAAGCAGAAGAGCGAAGTCGCCGCACTGAAACCTGATATTCTCATTACCATCGGCAGCACCGCAACAGCTTTTGCTGACAAGAATTTCCCGGCGATACCAGTTGTGTTTGCCAAGGTGCTCAATCCGATTGAATCCGGCTTCATCAAGTCCTGGGATAATCCCGGCGGCCATGTTACGGGTGCTGCACTCGACATTCCCGTTCTCCAACAGATTCAGAAGTTTTCAGCTGTCATACCAAGCCTCAAACGTATCGGTGTTGTCTACACCAGCAACTCGCAACGACTGGTGGAAGAAGCCCGCAAGGCTTGCGCCACACTGGGGCTTACACTGGTCGAAATCAAAATTGGCACGTCAAAGGAATTGCCGGCTGCGATCGATAGCCTCTGCCGCGTTGCCGATGGTATCTGGACAATAGCTGACGAGCTCCTATCCTCACCACAGTTCATCCGCCACACTCTCGTAGAGACCCTTCGCGCCAAGATTCCGATTATGGGATTCAATCAGAATTTCGTCGAAAACGGCGCGCTCTTCTGTCTGGAAGCTGACTACAAGTTTATTGGGAGACAGGCCGGCGAATTAGCGTTGGCACTTATGAACGGAAAAAGTGTTAGCACGATCAAGCCGACGGTTCCGGATGTTGTCTATCTCTACTTGAATCTCAAGTCGGGGAAACTACTTAACATAGACTTCGCACCCGAGTTGATCAGCGTTGCCAAGGAGACCTACTGA
- a CDS encoding HAMP domain-containing protein → MSLLRSLHDTLGLKWRLILGVSALLVVSSLLLSMFLLEEFSQTATYGLKQRGSSLARNLAHNAEFGVMLEISSELDGLIQGMRTEPDILFAQIYNSDAVLLAQGLSDNIPDSVIQSDKESLAVSDSSGNNGHNVETRELILPNAGECIEVIATVVAHTPEVSKEELGSASIAKESNQRGETIGYVRIAISAGETKAKIAETRQMIVYFTLLLVMLGILLSVTLVKMIASPINTLVEATERLAAGDLSQRVHVQTDAELERLALAFNTMCDSLEKTQKELELHNQTLEEKVRERTQKLEEVQKQVIQSEKMAAVGQLAAGVAHELNNPLGGILGYAQFALEKLAGGQLVEKDFTAFQRYLSDIELQARRCKMIVKNLLKFSRSSDKMEFDLVDVNSALEETFVFTSHQLGMKDIHLDVSLQPGLPRVLGNVNLLQQVFTNILINSMQSMPSGGDLRVTTSFNPPVGEFSGAVEISFTDSGVGIPEENRNKIFEPFFTTKKVGEGTGLGLSVSYGIIRDHGGDIKLDSTVGTGSTFTVVLPIVRETARITAKATS, encoded by the coding sequence ATGTCACTGCTTAGATCATTGCATGACACTCTGGGCCTTAAGTGGCGGCTGATTCTCGGCGTAAGCGCGCTCTTGGTTGTGAGTTCGCTTCTGCTGTCGATGTTCCTGCTTGAGGAATTCTCTCAGACAGCAACTTATGGATTGAAGCAGCGGGGCAGTTCGCTGGCACGCAACCTGGCTCACAACGCCGAGTTTGGCGTCATGCTGGAAATCAGCTCCGAGCTCGACGGCTTGATTCAAGGTATGCGAACCGAACCGGATATCCTGTTTGCCCAGATATACAACTCCGATGCCGTACTACTGGCGCAAGGGCTCAGTGATAACATCCCGGATTCCGTCATTCAATCAGACAAAGAATCTCTCGCTGTAAGCGACTCTTCCGGCAACAACGGACACAATGTCGAAACTCGCGAACTGATCTTGCCGAACGCCGGTGAATGCATTGAAGTCATCGCAACAGTCGTCGCTCATACGCCGGAAGTTTCGAAAGAAGAACTGGGATCGGCCAGCATCGCCAAGGAATCGAATCAACGGGGCGAGACTATTGGCTATGTTCGCATCGCGATCAGCGCAGGCGAAACCAAGGCAAAGATCGCTGAAACACGGCAAATGATCGTTTACTTCACACTGCTATTGGTGATGCTGGGTATTCTCCTCTCGGTCACTCTTGTCAAGATGATCGCCAGTCCGATCAACACTCTTGTAGAAGCAACGGAACGGTTGGCTGCGGGCGATTTGTCCCAGCGCGTTCATGTTCAGACCGACGCCGAACTTGAACGACTGGCGCTCGCGTTCAATACGATGTGCGACTCGCTCGAAAAGACTCAGAAAGAACTTGAGCTGCACAATCAGACATTGGAAGAAAAAGTCCGTGAGAGGACACAGAAGCTCGAAGAAGTTCAGAAACAGGTCATTCAGTCGGAGAAAATGGCCGCTGTCGGACAGCTCGCGGCAGGTGTTGCCCACGAGTTGAACAATCCGCTTGGTGGCATTCTCGGCTACGCGCAGTTTGCGCTTGAGAAACTCGCCGGTGGGCAATTGGTGGAAAAAGATTTCACCGCTTTCCAACGCTATCTATCAGACATCGAACTACAGGCGCGCCGCTGTAAGATGATTGTCAAGAATCTGCTAAAATTCAGCCGCTCGTCCGACAAAATGGAATTCGATCTAGTCGATGTCAACTCGGCGTTGGAAGAGACCTTTGTTTTCACCTCGCACCAATTGGGTATGAAGGATATTCATCTTGACGTGTCGCTTCAGCCGGGTCTTCCAAGAGTGCTCGGAAACGTCAATCTGCTCCAGCAGGTATTCACGAATATTCTGATAAACAGCATGCAGTCAATGCCTTCGGGCGGAGACCTGAGAGTGACAACAAGCTTCAACCCGCCGGTAGGAGAGTTTAGCGGCGCTGTCGAAATCTCCTTCACCGATAGCGGAGTGGGTATCCCGGAGGAAAACCGAAACAAGATATTCGAGCCATTCTTCACAACCAAGAAGGTGGGTGAAGGTACCGGCCTGGGCCTGTCTGTTTCTTATGGAATCATCCGTGATCACGGCGGCGACATAAAACTCGATTCAACTGTCGGCACGGGCTCAACTTTCACGGTAGTTTTACCGATTGTAAGAGAGACAGCCAGAATAACAGCAAAAGCTACATCTTAG
- a CDS encoding response regulator, translated as MTDTRKILVVDDEEVMREFLLEVFSTQEPLGAHNGDEALLMISNNPVGLVITDLKMPGMDGLTLLKKIKETDKSIKVIVVTGYASLQTASECIQAGASDFLKKPFSIEQIRKAVHAAVGS; from the coding sequence ATGACGGACACTAGAAAGATTTTAGTCGTTGATGATGAGGAAGTTATGCGGGAGTTCCTGCTCGAAGTCTTTTCGACGCAGGAGCCGCTTGGGGCACATAACGGCGATGAAGCGCTGTTGATGATCAGCAACAACCCGGTTGGGCTCGTCATTACCGACCTCAAGATGCCCGGAATGGACGGCTTGACACTGCTGAAAAAGATCAAGGAAACTGACAAGTCAATTAAGGTCATTGTAGTCACCGGCTACGCCTCGCTTCAGACAGCCTCTGAATGTATACAGGCCGGCGCCAGTGACTTTCTCAAGAAGCCTTTTTCAATTGAACAAATTCGAAAGGCTGTGCACGCGGCAGTAGGATCATGA
- a CDS encoding response regulator, with protein MQTVRFGRTSSGITAGRRNRRFKKRIEARSDKIASESARILIVDDEEIVLHFASDALSTVGHTISSTSIPKEALRLISSEKFDFLLTDIKMPEMDGITLAKKALEADPEIGILFMTGYADVETAKKAIATGAYDYIMKPFELPEIRNSVNAAYAKRKEIQKKQGSNGLQHLSELMGALYTTGDAESLTGLILRFALFHFSLQEGLVFFHNKGADQLRITMGKSDGNIINATIDGFPISNFPRDLIEGGETEYSGSIDRHPFLSQLSSNESCSHICEALRAGKGTLCFFSLPATEKLKLILVVRTDAEMTVNEVDRQMLTVLLSLSSISLDNLILLQEARDAMSRLEDFKDHLVGLERAATQGMMSSEIAHELNNFIAIILSNVELFEMKAAGTYPETSVKYLENVKKNIGKFEKFTNSLSDAGKLDTKRHTADLNVMINEIVTFARHQKRFGKIIIDLDLDLNLPPVLIDQSQIQQVLYNMLNNAADAIGADRRDGQIKLTTKYDKEKHEFALVVVDNGCGFSQENLQKAFRDRFTTKEHGHGFGLTVIRKVIRNHGGNIVVDSQPNAGATITITVPIADPATAHESTGRIPIAATT; from the coding sequence TTGCAAACCGTTCGATTTGGCAGAACTTCGAGCGGTATTACAGCGGGTCGAAGAAATCGCCGCTTCAAAAAGCGCATCGAAGCAAGGAGCGACAAAATCGCCAGCGAAAGTGCTCGAATCTTAATTGTAGACGACGAAGAAATTGTACTCCATTTTGCCAGCGACGCTCTCTCAACCGTCGGGCATACGATTTCGTCTACCTCTATTCCCAAGGAAGCTCTGCGTCTGATCAGCTCGGAGAAATTTGATTTCCTTCTGACTGATATTAAGATGCCGGAGATGGATGGCATCACTCTGGCTAAGAAGGCGCTCGAGGCCGATCCGGAGATCGGGATTCTCTTCATGACCGGTTATGCCGATGTTGAGACCGCTAAGAAAGCAATCGCGACCGGCGCTTACGACTACATCATGAAGCCGTTCGAGCTTCCCGAAATTCGCAATTCCGTCAATGCCGCATACGCCAAACGCAAAGAGATTCAGAAGAAGCAGGGTTCCAACGGCCTCCAGCATCTCTCCGAATTGATGGGTGCACTCTACACCACCGGCGATGCCGAATCTCTGACTGGGTTAATTCTTCGTTTTGCCTTATTCCATTTCAGTCTGCAGGAAGGCCTGGTCTTCTTCCATAACAAGGGCGCCGACCAACTGCGCATTACGATGGGAAAGAGCGACGGAAACATCATCAACGCTACAATAGATGGTTTTCCAATCAGCAATTTCCCGCGTGATCTAATCGAAGGCGGTGAAACAGAATATTCCGGCAGCATCGATCGCCATCCATTTCTCTCGCAGCTTTCTTCCAATGAATCATGCTCCCATATTTGCGAAGCACTGCGCGCCGGCAAGGGCACTCTTTGCTTCTTCTCGTTGCCTGCAACCGAAAAACTGAAACTGATACTGGTGGTCCGCACTGATGCAGAGATGACCGTCAATGAAGTGGATCGACAGATGCTGACGGTACTGCTCAGTTTGAGTTCCATTTCGCTTGATAACCTGATCCTGCTGCAAGAGGCACGAGACGCCATGAGCCGTCTCGAGGATTTCAAGGATCATCTCGTCGGACTCGAACGCGCAGCTACTCAAGGCATGATGTCTTCTGAAATCGCCCATGAACTCAACAACTTCATCGCGATCATTCTCTCCAACGTCGAATTGTTCGAAATGAAGGCGGCTGGCACCTATCCGGAAACTTCAGTGAAGTACCTGGAGAACGTGAAGAAAAATATTGGCAAGTTCGAGAAGTTCACGAATTCGCTTTCGGATGCCGGCAAGCTTGACACGAAGAGGCACACCGCCGATCTGAATGTCATGATTAACGAAATCGTCACATTTGCGCGCCATCAGAAACGCTTCGGAAAGATCATCATTGATCTCGACCTCGATCTGAACTTGCCGCCGGTCTTGATCGATCAGTCGCAGATTCAACAAGTTCTCTACAACATGCTCAATAATGCCGCTGACGCCATCGGCGCCGACAGGCGCGACGGACAAATCAAGCTCACAACCAAGTACGACAAGGAAAAACACGAATTTGCCCTCGTCGTAGTCGACAATGGTTGTGGATTCAGCCAGGAAAATCTGCAGAAAGCGTTCCGCGATCGATTCACCACGAAAGAGCATGGCCACGGATTCGGGCTGACAGTTATTCGCAAGGTCATCCGTAACCACGGCGGAAACATCGTCGTCGATTCCCAGCCGAATGCCGGTGCAACTATCACAATTACCGTCCCAATCGCCGATCCGGCTACGGCACACGAATCGACCGGTCGTATCCCGATTGCAGCAACGACATAA
- a CDS encoding zinc ribbon domain-containing protein — MPIYEYSCKECGRKFDLLVTSERYADEQHCPHCASDRLERLFSTFASGGSKAKSSGCGCGKSKYS; from the coding sequence ATGCCGATTTATGAATATTCCTGCAAGGAATGCGGTCGCAAGTTCGATTTGTTAGTTACGAGCGAACGATATGCGGATGAGCAACACTGTCCGCATTGTGCCTCAGATCGCCTGGAAAGACTTTTCTCGACATTTGCATCGGGTGGCAGTAAAGCGAAGTCCTCCGGTTGCGGATGCGGGAAATCCAAGTATTCCTGA
- a CDS encoding DUF3566 domain-containing protein, with product MKLELKRISLWATIKISFLINLVFGFIVGCFYALLLLMISSMPSAAFRDSEFDQLSSMFGVLAIFVPFFVAFFAAIINTIFAFILVVVYNFSARTMGGLELDFASIIESTTTLAPIAPVPAPIPTTPPAPQPEPPSTQPPDDQTPTEPSQDYRL from the coding sequence ATGAAACTGGAACTAAAACGAATTTCGCTCTGGGCGACGATCAAGATCTCCTTCCTGATCAACCTCGTGTTCGGCTTTATCGTCGGCTGCTTCTACGCCCTCCTGTTGCTCATGATCTCATCAATGCCTTCGGCAGCATTTCGCGACAGCGAGTTTGACCAATTGTCCAGTATGTTCGGGGTATTAGCGATATTTGTCCCGTTCTTCGTTGCTTTCTTCGCCGCGATAATCAACACCATTTTCGCATTTATACTGGTGGTCGTTTACAATTTCTCGGCAAGAACAATGGGCGGACTCGAACTGGACTTCGCTTCCATTATTGAGTCGACCACCACTCTGGCGCCAATCGCACCAGTCCCTGCGCCAATACCGACAACTCCTCCCGCACCACAACCGGAACCGCCGTCGACTCAACCGCCGGACGACCAGACTCCAACCGAACCATCACAGGATTATCGACTATGA
- a CDS encoding glutamate--tRNA ligase translates to MNSNQVRVRIAPSPTGYFHVGTARTAIFNWLYARHHGGKFLLRIEDTDQERSKTEFVDVILNGLRWLGLNWDEEIVYQSTRLHTYGPFAHQLVEMGKAYRCFCSAEDLQRKREAAQAAKTDYHYERTCRDLSESQVAENLAAGKPFVIRLKLPLSGIAHFDDVVLGKMEKDYHDLDDFIILKTDGNAIYNFAVVMDDHDMGITHVIRGNDHITNTFLQKEIYQAFGWQLPIFGHLSLILRPDKTKVSKRKGDKSVDEYQNEGYLPESILNFLALLGWSPKDDREKMTRQELIDAFALEGINASNAIFNPEKLTWLNGQYIMEKTDHQLAEMVAPLLVEAGLTTKYYLETRWQWLMKIMGMLKERCKLVTEFVPACTYFFVDNFQYDEKGAQKAFTKDAAVHMTKLAEKFAAISDFTHDSAEAALRSLAEELGVKPAVLIHPTRLAASGVTGGPSLFGMLEAIGKERVVARLRRAVEYIESHAS, encoded by the coding sequence ATGAATTCAAATCAAGTCCGCGTGCGAATTGCACCTTCGCCGACCGGATATTTCCACGTCGGCACTGCGCGCACAGCAATATTCAATTGGCTTTACGCCCGCCATCACGGCGGCAAGTTTCTCCTTCGTATCGAGGATACCGACCAGGAGCGATCGAAAACGGAATTTGTCGATGTCATCCTCAATGGATTGCGTTGGCTGGGACTGAACTGGGACGAAGAGATCGTTTACCAATCAACTCGTCTGCACACCTACGGTCCGTTTGCTCATCAGTTGGTTGAAATGGGCAAAGCCTATCGCTGTTTTTGCTCTGCCGAAGATTTACAACGCAAGCGCGAAGCCGCTCAAGCTGCCAAGACTGACTATCACTATGAACGCACTTGCCGCGACTTATCTGAATCACAAGTCGCTGAAAATCTCGCCGCAGGCAAACCATTTGTCATCAGGCTGAAGCTCCCGCTGAGCGGCATTGCGCATTTTGATGATGTCGTGCTTGGCAAAATGGAAAAAGACTATCACGACCTCGATGACTTCATCATCCTCAAGACCGATGGCAACGCGATCTACAATTTTGCCGTCGTGATGGATGATCACGACATGGGCATTACGCATGTAATTCGCGGCAACGATCATATTACCAATACCTTCCTGCAGAAAGAAATCTATCAGGCGTTCGGCTGGCAATTGCCGATCTTCGGACACCTGTCGTTGATACTTCGCCCGGACAAAACCAAGGTCTCGAAACGTAAAGGCGACAAGAGTGTTGATGAGTACCAAAACGAGGGTTATCTGCCTGAGTCGATTCTGAATTTCCTGGCGTTGCTGGGTTGGTCGCCAAAAGATGATCGCGAGAAGATGACGCGACAGGAACTGATCGATGCGTTTGCTCTCGAAGGCATTAACGCTTCGAACGCAATTTTCAATCCGGAAAAACTGACGTGGCTAAACGGCCAATACATCATGGAGAAGACCGATCATCAGCTGGCGGAAATGGTCGCGCCGTTGTTAGTCGAAGCCGGACTCACGACGAAGTATTACTTGGAGACTCGCTGGCAATGGTTGATGAAGATCATGGGAATGCTGAAAGAGCGCTGCAAACTTGTCACGGAGTTCGTGCCGGCCTGCACTTACTTCTTTGTCGACAACTTCCAGTATGATGAAAAAGGCGCCCAAAAGGCATTCACAAAAGACGCCGCGGTTCACATGACAAAACTCGCCGAGAAATTCGCAGCAATCAGCGATTTCACGCACGATTCGGCTGAAGCTGCCCTTCGTAGTCTTGCCGAAGAATTGGGCGTAAAACCCGCGGTCTTGATTCACCCGACCCGACTGGCAGCCAGCGGTGTGACCGGAGGGCCGTCGCTCTTTGGTATGCTTGAAGCTATCGGCAAGGAACGAGTTGTCGCACGACTTCGTCGCGCCGTAGAATACATTGAAAGTCACGCCTCGTAG
- a CDS encoding thrombospondin type 3 repeat-containing protein, with the protein MFRWLTAISLIVGLFSSVALEAAIHSVPSSYPTIQAAIDACGFQDTVIVSDGYYYENINFRGKLIVVASEFVIDGDPAHISNTVIDGSQPAHPDTGSVVIIGSGELDGTALIGFTITGGTGTLWFDISDSQIYNEGGGVLLESNATVMYNLIIYNQAIHKPGGTTEAGGGGIRAGFGSPKIRNNAIMWNEGRYGGGLVCFHADAVIQNNVFFRNSGGEAFGGAGVWIWNNPVQSILENNTIVYNSSASTGGGLSVQGTTVLARNNIIYGNTGGQIAGSPTVSFSCVQGGFAGTGNINANPMFMAQGFYLQSGSPCIDAGNSTPTFNDPEHPDSTGVALWPSRGGLRNDMGAFGGPARADLPWNLTDLDVDGAHDLNDNCRRLSNPTQSDQDSDGPGDECDNCPAVANANQSDLDSDGVGDLCDPDADGDGLSNVDDNCDFVVNPGQEDGDADSTGDVCDNCISTANAEQFDENHDGVGDACDGRLHIQSYMLPNGYKGVPYNYQFTAIGGTTPYTWTFFGGDLPFGCVFNGGAAGTVSGTPTFSATYLFGISVQDAGAIPLKDTIFVSVTIVDPPYICGDADNSGSVTISDAVYLINYIFSGGPAPNPIDSGDTDCSGLVTISDAVYLISYIFSGGSVPCAACP; encoded by the coding sequence GTGTTTCGTTGGTTAACAGCTATTAGTTTGATTGTAGGGCTCTTCAGTTCGGTTGCGCTTGAGGCGGCTATTCACTCCGTACCAAGCTCTTATCCTACAATTCAGGCTGCGATAGACGCCTGCGGATTTCAGGACACGGTAATTGTCTCAGACGGCTATTACTACGAGAACATAAATTTCCGCGGTAAGCTCATCGTCGTCGCCAGCGAATTTGTGATCGACGGCGATCCGGCCCACATTTCCAACACTGTAATTGACGGCAGTCAACCGGCGCACCCGGACACCGGCAGTGTGGTTATCATTGGATCAGGAGAACTGGACGGGACAGCGTTGATTGGTTTCACTATTACGGGAGGCACAGGCACACTCTGGTTTGATATTTCCGACAGTCAGATTTACAATGAAGGCGGCGGCGTCCTGCTTGAGTCCAATGCGACCGTGATGTACAATCTCATCATCTACAACCAAGCGATTCACAAACCTGGCGGAACTACCGAGGCGGGAGGCGGCGGAATTCGCGCCGGCTTCGGCTCTCCGAAGATTCGCAACAATGCGATTATGTGGAATGAAGGACGCTATGGCGGGGGATTGGTGTGCTTTCACGCGGACGCCGTGATACAAAACAACGTCTTCTTTCGCAACTCGGGCGGCGAAGCATTTGGCGGCGCAGGAGTCTGGATATGGAACAATCCGGTTCAGTCAATACTTGAGAACAACACCATTGTCTATAATAGTTCCGCTTCGACCGGAGGCGGACTCTCGGTACAGGGAACAACGGTTCTGGCAAGAAACAACATTATCTATGGCAATACGGGAGGACAGATTGCCGGATCGCCGACCGTTTCTTTCAGTTGTGTTCAGGGAGGATTTGCCGGCACCGGGAATATCAATGCGAACCCGATGTTTATGGCACAAGGATTCTACCTTCAGAGTGGATCGCCTTGCATCGATGCCGGAAACTCAACGCCGACCTTTAACGATCCCGAACATCCCGACAGCACCGGAGTCGCTCTCTGGCCGTCGCGAGGCGGGCTGCGAAATGACATGGGCGCGTTTGGCGGACCGGCTCGCGCTGACCTGCCGTGGAACCTGACCGATCTCGATGTGGATGGCGCGCACGATCTCAATGACAATTGCAGACGATTGAGCAATCCCACGCAGAGCGATCAGGACAGCGACGGACCCGGCGATGAATGCGACAACTGCCCGGCAGTTGCTAATGCCAACCAGTCTGATTTAGACAGTGACGGCGTAGGCGACTTGTGCGATCCCGATGCCGATGGGGACGGATTGTCGAATGTCGATGACAATTGTGACTTCGTAGTTAACCCGGGTCAGGAAGATGGCGACGCCGATTCTACGGGTGATGTTTGCGACAACTGCATAAGCACCGCAAATGCAGAGCAGTTTGATGAAAATCACGACGGAGTCGGCGATGCATGTGACGGCCGATTGCATATTCAGAGTTACATGCTTCCAAATGGCTACAAGGGTGTCCCATACAATTATCAATTCACTGCAATCGGCGGCACGACACCGTACACATGGACTTTCTTTGGTGGAGACTTGCCGTTTGGATGTGTCTTCAATGGGGGTGCTGCGGGAACCGTATCCGGAACACCCACATTTAGTGCGACATACCTATTCGGTATCTCAGTTCAAGATGCTGGTGCAATACCCTTGAAAGACACGATCTTTGTTTCCGTGACCATAGTCGATCCGCCATACATCTGCGGAGATGCCGACAATAGCGGATCGGTCACCATTTCTGACGCAGTATACTTGATCAATTACATTTTCTCGGGCGGGCCGGCACCAAATCCGATCGATTCAGGTGATACAGATTGTTCGGGGCTGGTGACAATTTCGGATGCGGTTTACCTAATCAGTTACATTTTCTCAGGCGGGAGCGTGCCGTGTGCCGCCTGTCCATAG